From Leptospira sp. WS58.C1, one genomic window encodes:
- a CDS encoding SDR family NAD(P)-dependent oxidoreductase — MSKGPDRKKVIITGASSGIGRELALLYGKAGHDLAITSRRKKVLEDLAKEIRSFQKGGKVILASLDVSESGDNFKVLPKLAKELGGVDLFIANAGISTNSSFGQKSFEADKKVIDTNLIGLMAGISSLQPIFREQKKGQIVGISSVASFRGLPGSASYSTSKAAVSTYLEALRGEVRQFGVKVTVIHPGFIDTPINQKLKSRPFLVSAEKGAKKIYDRIESGVRSATVPWFPWALIGVLMKSIPEFLWEKIGPR; from the coding sequence ATGTCCAAAGGTCCCGATAGGAAAAAAGTTATTATTACGGGAGCTAGCTCCGGTATTGGCAGAGAGCTTGCACTTTTATACGGAAAAGCAGGCCATGATCTAGCGATCACTTCCAGAAGAAAAAAAGTTTTAGAGGATCTTGCAAAAGAGATCCGCTCCTTTCAAAAAGGAGGTAAAGTGATCTTGGCTTCTTTGGATGTTTCCGAATCGGGAGATAATTTTAAAGTACTTCCGAAACTCGCTAAGGAGTTAGGAGGAGTGGATCTATTTATTGCGAATGCCGGTATCTCTACCAACTCTTCGTTCGGTCAAAAAAGTTTCGAAGCTGACAAGAAGGTGATCGATACAAATTTGATCGGACTCATGGCTGGCATTTCCTCTTTGCAGCCGATCTTTAGAGAACAAAAAAAAGGACAGATCGTAGGAATTTCTTCCGTGGCTTCTTTTAGAGGCCTCCCAGGTTCGGCAAGTTATTCCACTTCTAAGGCCGCAGTTTCCACATATTTGGAAGCGCTTAGGGGAGAAGTCAGACAATTCGGTGTGAAGGTCACAGTCATTCATCCCGGTTTTATCGATACGCCGATCAATCAAAAGCTGAAATCCCGTCCTTTTCTTGTTTCCGCAGAAAAGGGCGCTAAAAAAATTTACGATAGGATAGAGTCAGGAGTTCGATCCGCCACTGTGCCTTGGTTTCCTTGGGCATTGATCGGAGTTCTGATGAAATCGATCCCAGAGTTTTTATGGGAAAAGATCGGGCCTAGATAA
- a CDS encoding low molecular weight protein-tyrosine-phosphatase, translated as MVGTPDSSNIYKILFVCLGNICRSPAAEGAFIDLLEKRGLSSLFEVDSCGTSRYHIGELADPRTRQTARKKGIELTHKARQFKRSDFEYYDFILAMDRSNHKDLGALASNEEERKKIHLFRKFQKGQGKESEVPDPYYGTLKDFEEVHQIVFEASEGFLEYVLSKNGVKNA; from the coding sequence ATGGTAGGAACTCCAGATTCTTCAAATATTTACAAGATCCTCTTCGTATGTTTGGGGAATATCTGTAGATCTCCCGCGGCGGAAGGTGCATTTATCGATCTTCTGGAGAAGAGGGGCCTTTCTTCCTTATTTGAAGTGGATTCCTGCGGAACTTCTCGCTACCATATCGGAGAATTGGCCGACCCCAGGACCAGGCAAACAGCCCGTAAGAAGGGAATAGAACTCACTCATAAGGCGAGACAATTTAAAAGATCCGATTTTGAATATTACGATTTTATTCTGGCGATGGACAGATCCAACCATAAAGATCTGGGAGCACTCGCTTCGAATGAAGAAGAAAGAAAAAAAATTCATTTGTTCCGAAAGTTTCAGAAGGGCCAAGGAAAGGAATCCGAGGTTCCTGATCCGTATTATGGAACTTTGAAGGACTTCGAGGAAGTTCACCAGATCGTTTTCGAGGCGTCGGAAGGATTTCTGGAATACGTCTTGAGTAAAAATGGAGTAAAGAATGCCTAA
- a CDS encoding GGDEF domain-containing protein produces the protein MRNLQEELKEKEEEIQKLKELLELYERVSKLGEEELLAAEQTLNAHETTANLARNELIEMRDRFKGLGQINSERKTAILEIVNDKEAPLPSLANKFEEMGKKDDYFYSDFFRIIANLDLPESEARSLWKEIYSHAEGLSKQLGRSMNFVVALLDYIYLKNRLIENPKIVDIYSFEEIILNAVIDEGTGIYNRRYFNLVLNKEITRSKRYNRNFCLFLFDLDNFKKINDTKGHSFGDDILKLVAGTLMYAFRTEDISCRVGGEEFAVILPETGKENAKVAIERFRTYLRNSSKNDFGIEVTVSGGVAEYPGDADESNRLYSFTDAKLYEAKAAGKDRITYV, from the coding sequence ATGCGAAATCTACAAGAAGAACTAAAAGAAAAAGAAGAAGAAATCCAAAAACTCAAGGAACTGCTGGAACTCTATGAAAGAGTTTCCAAGCTGGGAGAAGAAGAACTACTAGCGGCGGAGCAGACCTTAAACGCCCACGAAACGACTGCAAATCTCGCCAGAAACGAACTTATAGAAATGCGGGACCGGTTCAAGGGTCTCGGCCAGATCAACTCCGAAAGAAAAACCGCGATCTTAGAGATCGTAAACGATAAGGAAGCTCCTCTTCCTAGTCTTGCCAATAAATTCGAAGAAATGGGAAAGAAAGACGATTATTTCTACTCCGACTTCTTCAGAATTATCGCAAATTTGGATCTACCTGAATCCGAGGCAAGGTCGCTGTGGAAAGAGATCTATTCCCATGCCGAAGGTTTAAGCAAACAATTAGGCAGAAGTATGAACTTCGTAGTCGCCCTTCTAGATTATATTTACCTAAAGAATCGACTGATAGAAAACCCGAAGATCGTGGACATCTATTCCTTTGAGGAGATCATTCTTAACGCGGTCATAGACGAAGGGACAGGGATCTATAATAGAAGATATTTCAATCTGGTCCTAAACAAAGAGATCACCAGAAGTAAAAGATATAATAGAAATTTCTGCCTATTCCTATTCGACTTGGACAATTTTAAGAAGATCAACGATACCAAGGGACATTCCTTCGGGGATGATATCTTAAAATTGGTGGCCGGAACTCTGATGTATGCCTTCCGAACGGAAGACATCAGCTGTAGGGTCGGAGGAGAAGAATTCGCCGTCATTCTTCCCGAAACCGGTAAAGAAAACGCGAAAGTAGCCATCGAAAGGTTCCGAACCTACTTGCGTAATTCCTCTAAAAACGATTTTGGAATAGAGGTCACCGTATCTGGCGGGGTCGCAGAATATCCGGGAGATGCGGATGAAAGTAATCGGTTATATTCTTTTACGGACGCAAAATTGTACGAAGCGAAAGCGGCAGGCAAAGATCGGATAACCTACGTCTGA